The Streptomyces kanamyceticus genome window below encodes:
- a CDS encoding 1,2-dihydroxy-3-keto-5-methylthiopentene dioxygenase yields MTLLTTWPETGPDALVRRTSDPVEIAAALAPIGVRYEQWPVREDVPADADSDTVFTAYRAEIDKLNAEEGFQTVDVVALHPSEDPQWPAKAAAARQKFLAEHTHDDDDEVRFFVAGAGIFYLHVAGEVHAVYCEKGDLLGVPRGTTHWFDMGTSPAFTAIRFFHEEDGWIGNFTGSPIAERFPDFDEIHAGYAA; encoded by the coding sequence ATGACCCTCCTGACGACCTGGCCGGAGACCGGCCCCGACGCCCTGGTGCGGCGCACCTCCGACCCGGTGGAGATCGCCGCCGCCCTTGCCCCCATAGGCGTGCGCTACGAGCAGTGGCCGGTGCGCGAGGACGTGCCCGCCGACGCGGACAGCGACACGGTCTTCACCGCGTACCGCGCGGAGATCGACAAGCTCAACGCCGAAGAGGGCTTCCAGACCGTGGACGTCGTGGCGCTGCACCCGAGCGAGGACCCGCAGTGGCCCGCGAAGGCCGCGGCGGCCCGGCAGAAGTTCCTGGCCGAGCACACCCACGACGACGATGACGAGGTGCGCTTCTTCGTCGCGGGCGCAGGGATCTTCTACCTGCACGTGGCGGGCGAAGTGCACGCCGTGTACTGCGAGAAGGGCGATCTGCTCGGGGTGCCGCGCGGCACGACGCACTGGTTCGACATGGGCACGTCGCCCGCGTTCACCGCCATCCGCTTCTTCCACGAGGAGGACGGCTGGATCGGCAACTTCACGGGCAGCCCGATCGCGGAGCGCTTCCCCGACTTCGACGAGATCCACGCGGGGTACGCCGCGTGA
- a CDS encoding LLM class flavin-dependent oxidoreductase, with the protein MKFQVLSLISHAPHPLTGRLPSPADRFDEVIEVGVAAERLGYDAYAVGERHAGAFLSSSPTVVLGAVAARTSRIRLLTGVTVVAILDPVRVAEDYATLDQISRGRVELVVGKGAEAGHFDLFGLDEERQWDLQREKYELLRRLWTEENVDWEGEFRPPLKNVTTVPRPYDGAPRVWHGSATSLNSPELAAKHGDPLFTANAIQPRSAYASLIAHYRERFAAYGHDPARARVAAGSGGLLIADTAEQAVARYKELYEAKVVQTFRPDLAGKAGYNTPFRTIEDAIADGPQLIGSPQQIIDKLLGYHEVYGHDLQSISVDGFGLARAEQIETLQRFAEEIAPVVRRAAPSTLWDTP; encoded by the coding sequence ATGAAGTTCCAGGTGCTTTCCCTCATCTCCCACGCCCCGCACCCGCTGACAGGGCGGCTCCCCTCCCCCGCCGACCGGTTCGACGAGGTGATCGAGGTCGGGGTGGCCGCGGAGCGGCTCGGCTACGACGCGTACGCCGTGGGCGAGCGGCACGCGGGCGCCTTCCTGTCGTCGAGTCCGACGGTCGTGCTCGGCGCGGTGGCGGCGCGCACCTCCCGCATCCGGCTGCTCACCGGCGTCACCGTCGTCGCGATCCTCGACCCGGTGCGGGTCGCGGAGGACTACGCGACGCTCGACCAGATCTCGCGCGGCCGCGTCGAACTCGTCGTCGGCAAGGGCGCGGAGGCCGGGCACTTCGACCTGTTCGGGCTCGACGAGGAGCGGCAGTGGGATCTGCAGCGCGAGAAGTACGAGCTCCTGCGCCGCCTGTGGACGGAGGAGAACGTCGACTGGGAGGGCGAGTTCAGGCCGCCGCTGAAGAACGTGACGACGGTGCCGCGTCCCTACGACGGGGCGCCGCGCGTCTGGCACGGCTCGGCGACCTCCCTCAACTCCCCCGAACTCGCGGCCAAGCACGGCGATCCGCTGTTCACGGCCAACGCCATCCAGCCGCGCTCGGCGTACGCGTCGCTCATCGCCCACTACCGCGAGCGCTTCGCGGCGTACGGCCACGATCCGGCCCGCGCCCGGGTCGCGGCGGGCTCGGGCGGGCTGCTCATCGCGGACACCGCGGAGCAGGCCGTCGCCCGCTACAAGGAGCTGTACGAGGCGAAGGTCGTGCAGACCTTCCGGCCCGACCTGGCGGGCAAGGCGGGGTACAACACCCCCTTCCGTACGATCGAGGACGCGATCGCGGACGGGCCCCAGCTCATCGGCTCCCCGCAGCAGATCATCGACAAGCTCCTCGGCTACCACGAGGTGTACGGGCACGATCTGCAGTCGATCTCGGTGGACGGCTTCGGGCTCGCGCGCGCCGAGCAGATCGAGACCCTCCAGCGGTTCGCGGAGGAGATCGCGCCGGTGGTGCGCAGGGCCGCGCCGTCCACGCTGTGGGACACCCCGTGA